ACTCGCCCGCCGCACGAACGATGAAGGGGACCGCGGCTGAGCCGACCCGGGCGATCCGCTCGGTCGCTGGACCCGCGGTTATGACGTGCGTCACGTCGGCGACACTACGATGGGAACGACCACCACCCCGGAGCTGCCTGATGACGTCCGCGCCCACGACCGACAGGGCCACGCTGGTCCGCGCCATCGCCACCGCGCACCTCGCCGAGCGCGGCGCGCTGCTGCCGGTGCTGCACGAGGTGATGGAGGAGCTGGGCCACATCGAGTCCGACGACGTCGCCACGGTCGCGGACGTGCTCAACCTCTCGGTCGCCGAGGTGCACGGCGTGGTCAGCTTCTATCCCGACTTCCGCACCGACCCGCCGTCGGCCCATCGGGTGGTGCTCTGCCGCGGCGAGGCCTGCCAGTCGGTCGGTGCCGAGGAGCTGTACGCCGAGACGACCGCCCGGGCGGCCGACCTCGGCCCCGGGGTCGAGGTCGGTGAGGTCTTCTGCCTGGGCAACTGCGTGCTCGGGCCCTCCGGCACGCTCGACGGCCGCCTGCACGGCCGCCTGTCGGCCGGCCGGCTCGACGCCCTCACCGAAGGATGGCGCGCATGACCGCGACGACCCGGGTGTTCGTCCCCGGCGACGCGGCGGCGGTCTCGGTCGGGGCCGACGAGGTGGCCGCAGCCTTCGAGGCCGCCGGTGCGCACGTCGTCCGCAACGGGTCGCGGGGGATGCTGTGGCTCGAGCCCCTGGTCGAGGTCGAGACCGACGCCGGGCGCGTG
This genomic window from Nocardioides cynanchi contains:
- a CDS encoding NAD(P)H-dependent oxidoreductase subunit E, which translates into the protein MTSAPTTDRATLVRAIATAHLAERGALLPVLHEVMEELGHIESDDVATVADVLNLSVAEVHGVVSFYPDFRTDPPSAHRVVLCRGEACQSVGAEELYAETTARAADLGPGVEVGEVFCLGNCVLGPSGTLDGRLHGRLSAGRLDALTEGWRA